In Grus americana isolate bGruAme1 chromosome 17, bGruAme1.mat, whole genome shotgun sequence, the following proteins share a genomic window:
- the ZFP64 gene encoding zinc finger protein 64, with protein MNPGGGGGAAPAFPGPVQFPGGTTVLVELTPDIHICGICKQQFNNLDAFVGHKQSGCQLTSATAGATSTVQFVSEETVPPAQAQTTTRTIASETQTITVSAPEFVFEHGYQTYLPSESSEPPTAAIVSTPPKARSRKSTSSLTQKKLNCCYPGCQFKTSYGMKDMERHLRTHTGDKPHKCEVCNKCFSRKDKLKMHMRSHTGVKPYKCKHCDYAAADSSSLNKHQRIHSDERPFKCQICPYASRNSSQLTVHLRSHTGDAPFQCQMCPAKFKINSDLKRHMRVHSGEKPYKCEFCEVRCAMKGNLKSHIRIKHSMENTLKCPECEFQCGNKTSLRHHIRTHQPEQPVKCSECNYSCSNKAALKVHERIHCKDRPFKCEFCSFDTKQRSNLTTHVRKAHGDKVKTKKQMVEKKEGDRPKQGGSRQVAKLDAKKAFKCDLCDASFVREDSLRSHKKQHSMYNGSKNNELAVLQLQMDPSRQASAPITVSHLQVPLQAAQVSPYNEGRVKIIVGHQVPQTNSIVQAASVNVVPPALVGQSQEDLSANSRLQLLGQVSLLAPPPPPIAQSEAGPVAQPAVLLTTHDQSDGSALHQTLIPAAPVSSHEASANQAFITSSGISCSDLEGLNALIQEGATEVTVVSDGGQSITVSTSAPPPPIFSSSSHTEAPKQTYSIIQSGAHTALLCPADSIPD; from the exons ATGaaccccggcggcggcgggggggcggcgccGGCCTTCCCCGGCCCCGTGCAGT TCCCCGGCGGCACCACCGTGCTGGTGGAGCTCACCCCCGACATCCACATCTGCGGCATCTGCAAGCAGCAGTTCAATAACCTCGATGCCTTCGTTGGGCACAAGCAGAGCGGTTGCCAGCTCACTAGTGCGACGGCCGGGGCCACCAGTACAGTCCAGTTCGTGTCGGAAGAAACGGTGCCGCCGGCACAGGCACAAACCACGACCAGGACCATCGCGTCGGAGACCCAAACCATCACAG TTTCTGCACCAGAGTTTGTTTTTGAGCATGGCTATCAAACGTACCTGCCCAGTGAGAGCAGTGAGCCTCCAACTGCTGCTATCGTCTCTACACCACCAAAAGCACGTTCAAGAAAATCCACTTCCTCCCTTACACAGAAGAAACTAAACTGCTGCTATCCAG GTTGCCAGTTCAAGACTTCCTATGGTATGAAGGATATGGAACGTCATCTACGAACACACACAG GAGACAAGCCCCATAAATGTGAAGTTTGTAACAAATGTTTTAGTCGTAAAGATAAGCTGAAGATGCATATGCGTTCTCATACCGGGGTGAAGCCTTACAAATGTAAACACTGTGACTATGCAGCTGCCGACAGCAGCAGCCTCAACAAGCACCAGCGCATTCACTCCGACGAGCGTCCTTTTAAATGCCAGATCTGTCCTTACGCAAGCCGCAACTCGAGCCAGCTAACTGTACATCTCAGATCCCACACGG GAGATGCTCCCTTCCAATGTCAGATGTGTCCTGCTAAGTTTAAAATCAACTCGGACTTGAAGAGGCACATGCGCGTGCATTCCGGTGAGAAACCTTACAAATGTGAGTTCTGCGAGGTCCGCTGCGCCATGAAAGGAAACTTGAAATCACACATTCGTATCAAGCACAGCATGGAAAACACTCTCAAGTGTCCGGAGTGTGAATTCCAGTgtggaaacaaaaccagccttcGGCACCACATCCGAACTCATCAGCCCGAACAACCAGTGAAGTGCTCAGAGTGCAACTACTCTTGCTCCAACAAGGCAGCTCTGAAAGTGCACGAGCGAATTCACTGCAAAGATCGTCCTTTCAAATGTGAATTCTGCAGCTTTGACACCAAGCAGCGGAGCAACCTGACAACTCATGTGAGGAAAGCTCATGGTGACAAAGTCAAGACCAAGAAGCAAATggtggagaagaaggaaggagataGGCCAAAGCAAGGGGGCTCCAGGCAAGTTGCCAAACTGGACGCCAAGAAAGCATTTAAGTGTGACCTGTGTGACGCTTCCTTTGTCCGAGAAGATTCTCTTAGGAGTCATAAGAAGCAGCACAGTATGTATAATGGATCTAAAAATAACGAACTGGCTGTTCTACAGCTCCAGATGGATCCCAGTCGGCAGGCCAGCGCCCCAATTACCGTCAGTCACCTCCAGGTCCCGCTGCAGGCTGCTCAGGTGTCCCCGTACAACGAGGGAAGGGTCAAGATCATCGTGGGTCACCAGGTCCCTCAGACTAACAGTATCGTTCAGGCTGCGTCAGTGAATGTCGTGCCTCCTGCGTTAGTCGGCCAGAGTCAGGAAGACCTCTCGGCCAACAGCCGCTTGCAGCTGCTGGGCCAGGTCAGTCTGTTGGCACCACCTCCGCCGCCCATAGCTCAGAGCGAAGCCGGGCCCGTGGCACAGCCAGCGGTTCTTCTCACAACCCATGACCAAAGCGATGGAAGCGCTTTACATCAGACTCTGATTCCTGCTGCTCCCGTCAGCAGTCATGAGGCTTCGGCAAACCAAGCTTTCATCACCAGCTCCGGAATCAGCTGCTCTGACTTGGAAGGCCTTAACGCTTTGATACAAGAAGGAGCAACGGAAGTGACTGTGGTTAGCGACGGAGGTCAGAGTATTACAGTGTCCACTTCAGCTCCCCCTCCTCCTATCTTTTCGTCATCCTCGCACACAGAAGCCCCGAAGCAGACCTATTCTATCATTCAGAGCGGAGCCCATACGGCTCTGCTGTGTCCAGCAGACTCCATACCGGATTAG